A genome region from bacterium includes the following:
- the ftsA gene encoding cell division protein FtsA, which produces MAKKPELLVGLDVGTSRVAAVVAELAPGGGLSVLGCGTAPCEGLRRGVVVNMEATVQAIASAVKEAELRAGCEIHSVYATVGGSHIKGFNSHGVVAIKSGEVAPGDVERVLDAARAVALPTDQDILHVLPQEFVVDGQDGIKEPVGMSGVRLEARVHIISTPIAAAQNVIKCCQRAGLHVVDLVFAPLAAAESVLSPEEKELGVAVVEIGAGTTGLLAFAGGAAKHTAVLAVGGNHVSSDIAAGLRTPFRDAELLKRRFGAALASAVPAEDMVEVPTVGGRAPRELSRRILAEIVEPRLDEIFALVQRQLIRCGLDTALASGIVLTGGSVMMDGVVALAERVFQLPVRVGAPYVGEGVDDTLASPDYAAVVGLACYGAQPRSHLPGLVDDGRVFNRVRRRVVEWFRELM; this is translated from the coding sequence ATGGCGAAGAAGCCGGAGCTACTGGTCGGACTGGACGTCGGGACGTCGCGCGTCGCGGCGGTGGTCGCCGAGCTGGCGCCGGGCGGCGGCCTGAGCGTCCTCGGCTGCGGCACCGCGCCCTGCGAAGGCCTGCGCCGCGGCGTGGTGGTCAACATGGAGGCGACCGTGCAGGCGATCGCCAGCGCGGTGAAGGAAGCCGAGCTGCGCGCCGGCTGCGAGATCCACAGCGTCTACGCCACGGTCGGCGGCAGTCACATCAAGGGCTTCAACAGCCACGGCGTGGTGGCGATCAAGAGCGGCGAAGTGGCGCCCGGCGACGTCGAGCGGGTGCTCGACGCGGCGCGCGCCGTCGCCCTGCCCACCGACCAGGACATCCTGCACGTGCTGCCGCAGGAGTTCGTGGTCGACGGCCAGGACGGCATCAAGGAGCCGGTCGGCATGTCCGGCGTCCGCCTCGAGGCCCGGGTGCACATCATCAGCACGCCGATCGCCGCGGCGCAGAACGTCATCAAGTGCTGCCAGCGCGCCGGCCTGCACGTCGTCGACCTGGTCTTCGCGCCGCTCGCCGCCGCCGAGTCGGTGCTGTCGCCCGAGGAGAAGGAGCTCGGCGTCGCCGTGGTCGAGATCGGCGCCGGCACCACCGGGCTCCTCGCCTTCGCCGGCGGCGCGGCCAAGCACACCGCGGTGCTCGCGGTGGGCGGCAACCACGTGTCGAGCGACATCGCCGCCGGGCTGCGCACGCCGTTCCGCGACGCCGAGCTGCTCAAGCGCCGCTTCGGCGCCGCGCTGGCGTCGGCGGTGCCCGCCGAGGACATGGTGGAGGTGCCGACGGTCGGCGGGCGGGCGCCGCGCGAGCTGTCGCGCCGCATCCTCGCCGAGATCGTCGAGCCGCGGCTGGACGAGATCTTCGCCCTGGTGCAGCGCCAGCTCATCCGCTGCGGGCTCGACACCGCGTTGGCCTCGGGCATCGTCCTCACCGGCGGCAGCGTGATGATGGACGGCGTGGTGGCGCTCGCCGAGCGCGTCTTCCAGTTGCCGGTGCGGGTCGGCGCGCCGTACGTCGGCGAAGGCGTCGACGACACGCTCGCCAGCCCCGACTACGCCGCCGTGGTCGGCCTCGCGTGCTACGGCGCCCAACCGCGCAGCCACCTCCCGGGGCTCGTCGACGACGGCCGCGTCTTCAATCGCGTGCGCCGTCGCGTGGTTGAGTGGTTCCGAGAGTTGATGTGA